A region from the Medicago truncatula cultivar Jemalong A17 chromosome 6, MtrunA17r5.0-ANR, whole genome shotgun sequence genome encodes:
- the LOC11435931 gene encoding probable sulfate transporter 3.5 isoform X1: MAKVQEIHHNGVNLSTQRGFVTKLKSGFKEALFPDDPFRQIMEEEKKSRRLIKGVQYFIPIFEWLPNYSLRLFFSDLIAGLTIASLAIPQGISYAKLANLPPLIGLYSSFVPPLVYAVFGSSRHMAVGTIAAASLLIASIVSTVADPIAEPTLYLHLIFTTTFITGVFQACLGFFRLGILVDFFSHSTITGFMGGTAVILILQQFKGIFGMKHFSTKTNVVAVLEGIFSNRHEIRWETTVLGIIFLVFLQFTRHLRLKKPKLFWVSAIAPITCVVVGGVFTYLVKGTQHGIQIVGHLDKGLNPISIQFLTFDRRYLSTVMKAGLISGVLSLAEGIAIGRSFSVTANTPHDGNKEMIAFGLMNLFGSFTSCYLTSGPFSKTAVNYNAGCKSAMTNVVQAVIMALTLQFLAPLFSNTPLVALSAIIVSAMLGLINYTEAIHLFKVDKFDFIICMSAFLGVAFLSMDIGLMLSVGLGVLRGLLYLARPPACKLGKLPDSGLYRDVEQYSNASTIPGVLIIQVGSPIYFSNSTYLKERILRYIKSEQSSSGDMVEHVILVLTAVSSIDTTAIEGLLETQKILEMKGIQMALVNPRLEVMEKLIASKFVEKVGKESFYLNLEDAVLACQYSLRTSKPNNNEDTV; the protein is encoded by the exons GGCAAATTatggaagaggaaaaaaaatctcGTAGGTTGATTAAAGGGGTGCAATATTTTATTCCAATCTTTGAGTGGTTACCAAATTATTCTTTGAGATTATTTTTCTCTGACTTAATTGCTGGTCTCACCATTGCTAGTCTTGCCATTCCTCAAGGCATTAGTTATGCCAAACTTGCTAATCTTCCTCCTCTCATTGGCCTTT ATTCAAGCTTTGTGCCACCATTAGTGTATGCTGTTTTTGGGAGTTCTAGGCACATGGCAGTTGGGACAATAGCAGCAGCATCATTGCTTATTGCTAGCATAGTATCAACTGTAGCAGACCCTATAGCAGAACCAACATTGTATCTTCACTTGATTTTCACAACAACCTTTATCACTGGTGTTTTCCAGGCTTGTTTAGGTTTTTTCAG GCTTGGGATATTGGTTGATTTCTTTTCCCATTCTACCATCACTGGCTTTATGGGAGGGACAGCAGTGATTCTCATCCTCCAACAAttcaagggtatttttggaatgaaacatttttcaaccaaaaccaaCGTTGTAGCAGTGCTAGAGGGCATCTTTAGCAATAGACATGAG ATAAGATGGGAAACTACAGTTCTTGGAATAATCTTCCTTGTTTTCTTGCAATTTACAAGGCACTTG aggcttaaaaaaccaaaactctTTTGGGTATCTGCTATAGCTCCAATAACATGTGTAGTAGTTGGTGGAGTTTTTACATACCTTGTGAAAGGTACACAACATGGAATTCAAATT GTGGGGCATCTAGACAAAGGACTAAATCCTATATCAATTCAATTTCTGACCTTTGATAGAAGATATTTATCCACAGTAATGAAAGCTGGCCTAATCAGTGGAGTATTATCATTAGcg GAAGGAATAGCCATAGGAAGAAGCTTTTCTGTAACTGCTAATACACCTCATGATGGGAACAAAGAGATGATAGCTTTTGGACTTATGAACTTGTTtggttctttcacatcatgttaCTTAACTAGTg GACCATTTTCCAAGACGGCTGTGAATTACAATGCAGGATGTAAATCTGCAATGACAAATGTGGTTCAAGCAGTAATAATGGCTCTAACACTACAATTTTTGGCACCATTATTTAGCAACACACCACTTGTTGCTCTATCAGCTATCATTGTATCAGCCATGTTAGGGTTGATAAACTATACAGAAGCTATTCATCTCTTTAAAGTTGAtaagtttgattttattatctGCATGAGTGCATTCTTGGGTGTGGCCTTTTTAAGCATGGATATTGGCCTCATGCTCTCT GTTGGACTAGGTGTACTTAGAGGACTATTATATTTAGCAAGACCACCAGCATGCAAGCTTGGAAAGTTACCTGATTCTGGCTTATATAGAGATGTTGAGCAATATTCTAATGCTTCAACAATTCCAGGAGTTCTAATTATACAAGTTGGTTCTCCTATATACTTTTCAAATTCTACATACCTTAAAGAAAG GATTTTGAGGTATATTAAAAGTGAACAAAGCAGTTCTGGAGATATGGTTGAGCATGTCATACTCGTTTTAACag CTGTGTCATCTATTGACACAACTGCTATTGAAGGATTATTGGAAACACAGAAAATATTGGAAATGAAAGGAATTCAG ATGGCATTGGTAAACCCTAGGTTGGAGGTTATGGAGAAGCTAATAGCATCAAAGTTTGTTGAAAAAGTTGGGAAGGAATCATTCTATCTAAATTTGGAAGATGCAGTTTTGGCATGTCAATATTCACTTAGAACATCGAAGCCAAACAATAATGAAGACACTGTTTAA
- the LOC11435931 gene encoding probable sulfate transporter 3.5 isoform X2, with protein MAKVQEIHHNGVNLSTQRGFVTKLKSGFKEALFPDDPFRQIMEEEKKSRRLIKGVQYFIPIFEWLPNYSLRLFFSDLIAGLTIASLAIPQGISYAKLANLPPLIGLYSSFVPPLVYAVFGSSRHMAVGTIAAASLLIASIVSTVADPIAEPTLYLHLIFTTTFITGVFQACLGFFRLGILVDFFSHSTITGFMGGTAVILILQQFKGIFGMKHFSTKTNVVAVLEGIFSNRHEIRWETTVLGIIFLVFLQFTRHLRLKKPKLFWVSAIAPITCVVVGGVFTYLVKGTQHGIQIVGHLDKGLNPISIQFLTFDRRYLSTVMKAGLISGVLSLAEGIAIGRSFSVTANTPHDGNKEMIAFGLMNLFGSFTSCYLTSGPFSKTAVNYNAGCKSAMTNVVQAVIMALTLQFLAPLFSNTPLVALSAIIVSAMLGLINYTEAIHLFKVDKFDFIICMSAFLGVAFLSMDIGLMLSVGLGVLRGLLYLARPPACKLGKLPDSGLYRDVEQYSNASTIPGVLIIQVGSPIYFSNSTYLKERILRYIKSEQSSSGDMVEHVILVLTAVSSIDTTAIEGLLETQKILEMKGIQVGGYGEANSIKVC; from the exons GGCAAATTatggaagaggaaaaaaaatctcGTAGGTTGATTAAAGGGGTGCAATATTTTATTCCAATCTTTGAGTGGTTACCAAATTATTCTTTGAGATTATTTTTCTCTGACTTAATTGCTGGTCTCACCATTGCTAGTCTTGCCATTCCTCAAGGCATTAGTTATGCCAAACTTGCTAATCTTCCTCCTCTCATTGGCCTTT ATTCAAGCTTTGTGCCACCATTAGTGTATGCTGTTTTTGGGAGTTCTAGGCACATGGCAGTTGGGACAATAGCAGCAGCATCATTGCTTATTGCTAGCATAGTATCAACTGTAGCAGACCCTATAGCAGAACCAACATTGTATCTTCACTTGATTTTCACAACAACCTTTATCACTGGTGTTTTCCAGGCTTGTTTAGGTTTTTTCAG GCTTGGGATATTGGTTGATTTCTTTTCCCATTCTACCATCACTGGCTTTATGGGAGGGACAGCAGTGATTCTCATCCTCCAACAAttcaagggtatttttggaatgaaacatttttcaaccaaaaccaaCGTTGTAGCAGTGCTAGAGGGCATCTTTAGCAATAGACATGAG ATAAGATGGGAAACTACAGTTCTTGGAATAATCTTCCTTGTTTTCTTGCAATTTACAAGGCACTTG aggcttaaaaaaccaaaactctTTTGGGTATCTGCTATAGCTCCAATAACATGTGTAGTAGTTGGTGGAGTTTTTACATACCTTGTGAAAGGTACACAACATGGAATTCAAATT GTGGGGCATCTAGACAAAGGACTAAATCCTATATCAATTCAATTTCTGACCTTTGATAGAAGATATTTATCCACAGTAATGAAAGCTGGCCTAATCAGTGGAGTATTATCATTAGcg GAAGGAATAGCCATAGGAAGAAGCTTTTCTGTAACTGCTAATACACCTCATGATGGGAACAAAGAGATGATAGCTTTTGGACTTATGAACTTGTTtggttctttcacatcatgttaCTTAACTAGTg GACCATTTTCCAAGACGGCTGTGAATTACAATGCAGGATGTAAATCTGCAATGACAAATGTGGTTCAAGCAGTAATAATGGCTCTAACACTACAATTTTTGGCACCATTATTTAGCAACACACCACTTGTTGCTCTATCAGCTATCATTGTATCAGCCATGTTAGGGTTGATAAACTATACAGAAGCTATTCATCTCTTTAAAGTTGAtaagtttgattttattatctGCATGAGTGCATTCTTGGGTGTGGCCTTTTTAAGCATGGATATTGGCCTCATGCTCTCT GTTGGACTAGGTGTACTTAGAGGACTATTATATTTAGCAAGACCACCAGCATGCAAGCTTGGAAAGTTACCTGATTCTGGCTTATATAGAGATGTTGAGCAATATTCTAATGCTTCAACAATTCCAGGAGTTCTAATTATACAAGTTGGTTCTCCTATATACTTTTCAAATTCTACATACCTTAAAGAAAG GATTTTGAGGTATATTAAAAGTGAACAAAGCAGTTCTGGAGATATGGTTGAGCATGTCATACTCGTTTTAACag CTGTGTCATCTATTGACACAACTGCTATTGAAGGATTATTGGAAACACAGAAAATATTGGAAATGAAAGGAATTCAG GTTGGAGGTTATGGAGAAGCTAATAGCATCAAAGTTTGTTGA